From a single Poecilia reticulata strain Guanapo linkage group LG2, Guppy_female_1.0+MT, whole genome shotgun sequence genomic region:
- the cnot9 gene encoding CCR4-NOT transcription complex subunit 9 — MLTTGAAVTNVTALAQVDREKIYQWINELSSPETRENALLELSKKRESVPDLAPMLWHSFGTIAALLQEIVNIYPSINPPTLTAHQSNRVCNALALLQCVASHPETRSAFLAAHIPLFLYPFLHTVSKTRPFEYLRLTSLGVIGALVKTDEQEVINFLLTTEIIPLCLRIMESGSELSKTVATFILQKILLDDTGLAYICQTYERFSHVAMILGKMVLQLSKEPSARLLKHVVRCYLRLSDNLRAREALRQCLPDQLKDSTFAQVLKDDTTTKRWLAQLVKNLQEGQVTDARGIPLAPQ; from the exons ATGCTGACGACGGGAGCG GCCGTCACCAACGTCACGGCGCTGGCCCAGGTGGACCGGGAGAAGATCTACCAGTGGATCAATGAGCTGTCCAGCCCGGAGACCAGGGAGAACGCTCTGCTGGAGCTGAGCAAGAAGCGGGAGTCGGTGCCGGACCTGGCCCCCATGCTCTGGCACTCCTTCGGCACCATCGCCGcgctgctgcag GAAATAGTGAACATCTACCCGTCCATCAATCCGCCCACCCTCACCGCTCACCAGTCCAACAGGGTGTGCAACGCGCTGGCGCTGCTGCAGTGCGTCGCCTCGCACCCTGAGACGCG GTCGGCGTTCCTGGCGGCTCACATTCCCCTCTTCCTGTATCCGTTCCTGCACACAGTCAGCAAAACGCGGCCCTTCGAGTACCTGCGCCTCACCAGCCTGGGGGTCATCG gaGCTTTGGTGAAAACAGACGAACAGGAAGTGATTAACTTCCTCCTAACGACTGAAATCATCCCGCTGTGTCTGCGCATCATGGAGTCAGGGAGCGAACTCTCCAAAACg GTCGCGACCTTCATCCTGCAGAAGATCCTGCTGGACGACACCGGTCTGGCTTACATCTGCCAGACCTACGAGCGTTTCTCCCATGTGGCCATGATTCTG GGGAAGATGGTGCTGCAGCTCTCCAAGGAGCCGTCGGCCCGGCTGCTGAAGCACGTCGTCCGCTGCTACCTGCGCCTCTCGGATAACCTCAG AGCCAGAGAGGCGCTGCGTCAGTGTCTGCCGGACCAGCTGAAGGACAGCACCTTCGCCCAGGTTCTGAAGGACGACACCACCACCAAGCGCTGGCTCGCTCAGCTCGTCAAGAACCTGCAGGAGGGCCAGGTAACGGACGCCCGCGGCATCCCGCTCGCCCCGCAGTGA
- the usp37 gene encoding ubiquitin carboxyl-terminal hydrolase 37 isoform X2 — translation MAAFVPKLCSGGTVKIRFNSMDLGTTKWREGTFEILEKDNKVSLSLRYSSGGAARTFQLNQNVKSFTQNLNRIMLTLKDSSIITLDKMPVQLVQRTKEFLEKLKQGKPVLKSSHGSANFGVLGNRPMKNENSPSGDRQTTPRRQSADGRDDSTPRKPLSSPSRAASTPTRSGLSENRGEKRKRLLNSESDLTEDYPKENDSSSNNKATLDPSRKFLLSCKDKLKQTEENRSSAPLSSAPLQPTSFYGSRSGTKDYGQSHSFLDRASGAAQTSTTKRSLMLPNHSTPFKKVRPSLDYGWNKQRPSSLAQPQPPLQGFSNLGNTCYMNAILQSLFSLPSFSNDMLKQSITWKKVPVNALLRRFAHLMVKKDVACPETKKDLLRKVKNAISSTAERFSGNVQNDAHEFLSQCLDQLKDDVEKMNKSLAIDTAASSSSSSSSVTCDNAPEAAMTPGDEADTSRIYTCPVAVNMEFEVQHTITCKCCGEVVNKREQFNDLSIDLPRRKKTLPLRSIQDSLDLFFRMEEIEYSCEKCSGKSATVTHKFSKLPRVLILHLKRYSFNAQLSLNSKLGQQVLIPRYLTLLSHCTDGTRAPVSLSWTPQPATSRTLKTSQSINCSTTPQRRVGGKSSSCSSVLLDSDYEDEPTRKVNVSRRRRLSICLPEEDDRPEEPAAAAMDSSEFSGINDDEMLAAVLEMSRQEAGLPAAAPLEDEPTSSPDTGFGDSDVHDLAYHTELLETDSKQPADVLDSLDLTMDENKENQTPEGAQPQGELDWVQQYSLDQEREREEQELQQALAQSLQEHEAQEMREDDDLKRATELSLQEFNNSLPELLGSDDDSGNEDVLDMEYTEAEAEALKRNAEAGELANSYRLISVVSHIGSSSSSGHYISDVYDMKKQSWLTYNDLDVSRTQEAAVQRDRDRSGYIFFYMHKDVFEQLSEAERSGSSSASEAGRNVLQPL, via the exons ATGGCAGCCTTCGTGCCCAAACTCTGCAGTGGTGGTACAGTAAAGATCCGGTTCAACAGCATGGACCTGGGCACCACCAAGTGGAGAGAGGGAACGTTTGAGATCCTGGAGAAGGACAACAAGGTCAGCCTGAGCTTGAGATACAGCAGCGGTGGAGCAGCCAGGACCTTCCAG CTGAATCAGAACGTGAAGAGCTTTACCCAGAACCTGAACCGGATCATGCTGACCCTGAAGGACAGCAGCATCATCACCCTGGATAAAATGCCCGTCCAGCTGGTTCAGAGGACCAAGGAGTTCCTGGAGAAACTGAAGCAAGGAAAACCGG TCTTGAAATCGTCCCATGGAAGTGCCAACTTCGGCGTGCTCGGCAACCGGCCCATGAAGAACGAGAACAGCCCGTCTGGGGACAGACAG ACCACGCCGAGGCGGCAGAGCGCCGACGGCCGGGACGACTCCACCCCGCGGAAACCTCTGAGCAGCCCGAGCAGAGCGGCCTCCACGCCGACACGCAGCGGACTCTCTGaaaacag GggggagaagaggaagaggctgCTGAACTCTGAAAGCGACCTAACGGAGGATTACCCCAAGGAGAACGACTCCTCCag TAACAACAAGGCCACTTTGGACCCGTCCAGGAAGTTTCTGCTGAGCTGCAAAGATAAACTGAAGCAGACGGAGGAGAACCGGAGCTCAG CCCCGCTGAGCTCCGCTCCTCTTCAGCCGACGTCGTTCTACGGCAGCCGATCTGGAACCAAAGACTACGGCCAGAGCCACTCGTTCCTGGACAG GGCGTCCGGCGCCGCTCAGACCTCCACCACCAAGAGAAGCCTGATGCTGCCCAACCACTCCACTCCCTTTAAGAAAGTCCGTCCATCTCTGGATTACGGCTGGAACAAGCAGAGACCGTCCAGCCTGGCGCAGCCGCAGCCGCCCCTGCAGGG GTTCTCCAACCTGGGCAACACGTGCTACATGAACGCCATCCTGCAGTCGCTGTTCAGCCTCCCCTCCTTCTCCAACGACATGCTGAAGCAGAGCATCACCTGGAAGAAGGTTCCTGTCAACGCCTTGCTCAG GCGCTTCGCCCACCTGATGGTGAAGAAGGATGTGGCCTGTCCAGAAACCAAGAAGGACCTGCTGAGGAAGGTGAAGAACGCCATCTCCTCCACGGCCGAACGCTTCTCTGGAAACGTGCAGAAT GACGCTCACGAGTTCCTGAGTCAGTGCTTGGATCAGCTGAAGGACGACGTAGAGAAGATGAACAAAAGCCTGGCGATCGACACGgctgcttcctcttcctcctcttcctcctcggtGACGTGTGACAACGCTCCGGAGGCGGCGATGACACCCGGCGACGAGGCCGACACCTCCCGCATCTACACCTGCCCCGTGGCCGTCAACATGGAGTTCGAGGTGCAGCACACCATCACCTGCAAATG CTGCGGTGAGGTGGTGAACAAACGCGAACAGTTCAACGACCTTTCCATCGACCTGCCGCGCAGGAAGAAAACGCTGCCGCTGCGCTCCATCCAGGACTCCCTGGACCTCTTCTTCAGG atggaggagattgaatATTCGTGTGAAAAGTGCAGCGGGAAATCTGCAACGGTTACTCACAAGTTCAGCAAACTGCCCAG AGTCCTCATCCTCCACCTGAAGAGGTACAGCTTCAACGCCCAGCTGTCCCTGAACAGCAAGCTGGGCCAGCAGGTTCTGATCCCGCGGTACCTGACGCTGCTGTCCCACTGCACCGACGGCACCCGGGCCCCCGTCAGCCTGAGCTGGACCCCCCAACCCGCCAC GTCCAGAACCCTGAAAACGTCGCAGTCGATCAACTGCTCCACGACTCCTCAGAG GAGGGTTGGAGGgaaatcctccagctgcagctccgtCCTGCTGGACTCGGACTACGAAGACGAACCCACCAGGAAGGTGAACGTGAGCCGCAGGCGGCGCCTGAGCATCTGCCTGCCTGAAGAGGACGACCGTCCAGAGGAG CCGGCGGCGGCGGCGATGGATTCGTCAGAATTCAGTGGCATAAACGACGACGAGATGTTAGCCGCCGTGCTGGAGATGAGCCGACAGGAAGCCGGGCTTCCTGCTGCGGCGCCGCTGGAGGACGAGCCGACCAGCAGCCCCGACACCGGGTTCGGAGACTCGGACGTTCACGACCTGGCTTATCACACGGAGCTGCTGGAAACGGACAGCAAGCAGCCTGCAG ACGTCCTGGACTCTCTGGATCTGACCATGGATGAGAACAAGGAGAACCAGACCCCGGAGGGCGCGCAGCCGCAGGGCGAGCTGGACTGGGTCCAGCAGTACAGCCTGGACCAGGAGCGGGAGCGGGaggagcaggagctgcagcaggcgCTGGCCCAGAGCCTGCAGGAACAC GAAGCCCAGGAGATGAGGGAAGACGACGACCTGAAGAGAGCCACTGAGCTCAGCCTCCAAG AGTTCAACAACTCGCTGCCGGAGCTGCTGGGTTCGGACGACGACTCCGGGAACGAGGACGTCCTGGACATGGAGTACACTGAAGCCGAGGCGGAGGCGCTGAAGAGGAACGCCGAG GCCGGAGAGCTGGCCAACTCCTACAGACTCATCAGCGTCGTCAGCCACATCGGGAGCAGCTCTTCCTCTG GACATTACATCAGCGACGTCTACGACATGAAGAAGCAGTCGTGGCTGACCTACAACGACCTGGACGTGTCGCGCACGCAGGAGGCCGCCGTCCAGCGGGACCGCGACCGCAGCGGGTACATCTTCTTCTACATGCACAA GGATGTTTTCGAGCAGCTGTCGGAGGCGGAGCGGTCCGGATCCAGCAGCGCCTCTGAAGCAGGAAGGAACGTCCTGCAGCCGCTCTGA
- the usp37 gene encoding ubiquitin carboxyl-terminal hydrolase 37 isoform X1 → MAAFVPKLCSGGTVKIRFNSMDLGTTKWREGTFEILEKDNKVSLSLRYSSGGAARTFQLNQNVKSFTQNLNRIMLTLKDSSIITLDKMPVQLVQRTKEFLEKLKQGKPVLKSSHGSANFGVLGNRPMKNENSPSGDRQTTPRRQSADGRDDSTPRKPLSSPSRAASTPTRSGLSENRGEKRKRLLNSESDLTEDYPKENDSSSNNKATLDPSRKFLLSCKDKLKQTEENRSSAPLSSAPLQPTSFYGSRSGTKDYGQSHSFLDRASGAAQTSTTKRSLMLPNHSTPFKKVRPSLDYGWNKQRPSSLAQPQPPLQGFSNLGNTCYMNAILQSLFSLPSFSNDMLKQSITWKKVPVNALLRRFAHLMVKKDVACPETKKDLLRKVKNAISSTAERFSGNVQNDAHEFLSQCLDQLKDDVEKMNKSLAIDTAASSSSSSSSVTCDNAPEAAMTPGDEADTSRIYTCPVAVNMEFEVQHTITCKCCGEVVNKREQFNDLSIDLPRRKKTLPLRSIQDSLDLFFRMEEIEYSCEKCSGKSATVTHKFSKLPRVLILHLKRYSFNAQLSLNSKLGQQVLIPRYLTLLSHCTDGTRAPVSLSWTPQPATSRTLKTSQSINCSTTPQRRVGGKSSSCSSVLLDSDYEDEPTRKVNVSRRRRLSICLPEEDDRPEEKPAAAAMDSSEFSGINDDEMLAAVLEMSRQEAGLPAAAPLEDEPTSSPDTGFGDSDVHDLAYHTELLETDSKQPADVLDSLDLTMDENKENQTPEGAQPQGELDWVQQYSLDQEREREEQELQQALAQSLQEHEAQEMREDDDLKRATELSLQEFNNSLPELLGSDDDSGNEDVLDMEYTEAEAEALKRNAEAGELANSYRLISVVSHIGSSSSSGHYISDVYDMKKQSWLTYNDLDVSRTQEAAVQRDRDRSGYIFFYMHKDVFEQLSEAERSGSSSASEAGRNVLQPL, encoded by the exons ATGGCAGCCTTCGTGCCCAAACTCTGCAGTGGTGGTACAGTAAAGATCCGGTTCAACAGCATGGACCTGGGCACCACCAAGTGGAGAGAGGGAACGTTTGAGATCCTGGAGAAGGACAACAAGGTCAGCCTGAGCTTGAGATACAGCAGCGGTGGAGCAGCCAGGACCTTCCAG CTGAATCAGAACGTGAAGAGCTTTACCCAGAACCTGAACCGGATCATGCTGACCCTGAAGGACAGCAGCATCATCACCCTGGATAAAATGCCCGTCCAGCTGGTTCAGAGGACCAAGGAGTTCCTGGAGAAACTGAAGCAAGGAAAACCGG TCTTGAAATCGTCCCATGGAAGTGCCAACTTCGGCGTGCTCGGCAACCGGCCCATGAAGAACGAGAACAGCCCGTCTGGGGACAGACAG ACCACGCCGAGGCGGCAGAGCGCCGACGGCCGGGACGACTCCACCCCGCGGAAACCTCTGAGCAGCCCGAGCAGAGCGGCCTCCACGCCGACACGCAGCGGACTCTCTGaaaacag GggggagaagaggaagaggctgCTGAACTCTGAAAGCGACCTAACGGAGGATTACCCCAAGGAGAACGACTCCTCCag TAACAACAAGGCCACTTTGGACCCGTCCAGGAAGTTTCTGCTGAGCTGCAAAGATAAACTGAAGCAGACGGAGGAGAACCGGAGCTCAG CCCCGCTGAGCTCCGCTCCTCTTCAGCCGACGTCGTTCTACGGCAGCCGATCTGGAACCAAAGACTACGGCCAGAGCCACTCGTTCCTGGACAG GGCGTCCGGCGCCGCTCAGACCTCCACCACCAAGAGAAGCCTGATGCTGCCCAACCACTCCACTCCCTTTAAGAAAGTCCGTCCATCTCTGGATTACGGCTGGAACAAGCAGAGACCGTCCAGCCTGGCGCAGCCGCAGCCGCCCCTGCAGGG GTTCTCCAACCTGGGCAACACGTGCTACATGAACGCCATCCTGCAGTCGCTGTTCAGCCTCCCCTCCTTCTCCAACGACATGCTGAAGCAGAGCATCACCTGGAAGAAGGTTCCTGTCAACGCCTTGCTCAG GCGCTTCGCCCACCTGATGGTGAAGAAGGATGTGGCCTGTCCAGAAACCAAGAAGGACCTGCTGAGGAAGGTGAAGAACGCCATCTCCTCCACGGCCGAACGCTTCTCTGGAAACGTGCAGAAT GACGCTCACGAGTTCCTGAGTCAGTGCTTGGATCAGCTGAAGGACGACGTAGAGAAGATGAACAAAAGCCTGGCGATCGACACGgctgcttcctcttcctcctcttcctcctcggtGACGTGTGACAACGCTCCGGAGGCGGCGATGACACCCGGCGACGAGGCCGACACCTCCCGCATCTACACCTGCCCCGTGGCCGTCAACATGGAGTTCGAGGTGCAGCACACCATCACCTGCAAATG CTGCGGTGAGGTGGTGAACAAACGCGAACAGTTCAACGACCTTTCCATCGACCTGCCGCGCAGGAAGAAAACGCTGCCGCTGCGCTCCATCCAGGACTCCCTGGACCTCTTCTTCAGG atggaggagattgaatATTCGTGTGAAAAGTGCAGCGGGAAATCTGCAACGGTTACTCACAAGTTCAGCAAACTGCCCAG AGTCCTCATCCTCCACCTGAAGAGGTACAGCTTCAACGCCCAGCTGTCCCTGAACAGCAAGCTGGGCCAGCAGGTTCTGATCCCGCGGTACCTGACGCTGCTGTCCCACTGCACCGACGGCACCCGGGCCCCCGTCAGCCTGAGCTGGACCCCCCAACCCGCCAC GTCCAGAACCCTGAAAACGTCGCAGTCGATCAACTGCTCCACGACTCCTCAGAG GAGGGTTGGAGGgaaatcctccagctgcagctccgtCCTGCTGGACTCGGACTACGAAGACGAACCCACCAGGAAGGTGAACGTGAGCCGCAGGCGGCGCCTGAGCATCTGCCTGCCTGAAGAGGACGACCGTCCAGAGGAG AAGCCGGCGGCGGCGGCGATGGATTCGTCAGAATTCAGTGGCATAAACGACGACGAGATGTTAGCCGCCGTGCTGGAGATGAGCCGACAGGAAGCCGGGCTTCCTGCTGCGGCGCCGCTGGAGGACGAGCCGACCAGCAGCCCCGACACCGGGTTCGGAGACTCGGACGTTCACGACCTGGCTTATCACACGGAGCTGCTGGAAACGGACAGCAAGCAGCCTGCAG ACGTCCTGGACTCTCTGGATCTGACCATGGATGAGAACAAGGAGAACCAGACCCCGGAGGGCGCGCAGCCGCAGGGCGAGCTGGACTGGGTCCAGCAGTACAGCCTGGACCAGGAGCGGGAGCGGGaggagcaggagctgcagcaggcgCTGGCCCAGAGCCTGCAGGAACAC GAAGCCCAGGAGATGAGGGAAGACGACGACCTGAAGAGAGCCACTGAGCTCAGCCTCCAAG AGTTCAACAACTCGCTGCCGGAGCTGCTGGGTTCGGACGACGACTCCGGGAACGAGGACGTCCTGGACATGGAGTACACTGAAGCCGAGGCGGAGGCGCTGAAGAGGAACGCCGAG GCCGGAGAGCTGGCCAACTCCTACAGACTCATCAGCGTCGTCAGCCACATCGGGAGCAGCTCTTCCTCTG GACATTACATCAGCGACGTCTACGACATGAAGAAGCAGTCGTGGCTGACCTACAACGACCTGGACGTGTCGCGCACGCAGGAGGCCGCCGTCCAGCGGGACCGCGACCGCAGCGGGTACATCTTCTTCTACATGCACAA GGATGTTTTCGAGCAGCTGTCGGAGGCGGAGCGGTCCGGATCCAGCAGCGCCTCTGAAGCAGGAAGGAACGTCCTGCAGCCGCTCTGA
- the ybey gene encoding endoribonuclease YbeY, which translates to MGVVLRNLQKVVPLRRARLRRDVDTLRHILGIQKFDLGIICVDNRRIQQINNLYRKKNAPTDVLSFPFYEDLRPGKLPCPLHRDELNLGDIFLGVEFVMNQCQKESLDLHGALTAVTAHGICHLLGYRHETEEEWAEMLQRERYILSEYNRLTGRHLEPLMKAFSPET; encoded by the exons ATGGGAGTAGTTCTGCGGAACCTTCAGAAGGTGGTTCCTCTCCGCCGCGCCAGGCTGCGCAGGGACGTGGACACGCTGAGACACATCCTGGGCATCCAGAAGTTTGACCTGGGCATCATCTGCGTGGACAACCGCAGGATTCAGCAGATCAACAACCTTTACAGGAAGAAAAACGCGCCGACAGATGTCCTGTCCTTCCCGTTTTATGAG GACCTGAGGCCCGGTAAGCTGCCGTGTCCGCTGCACAGAGATGAGCTGAACCTGGGAGACATCTTCCTGGGGGTCGAGTTCGTGATGAATCAGTGCCAGAAAGAATCGCTGGACCTTCATGGTGCTCTTACT gcCGTCACTGCTCACGGGATCTGCCACCTGCTGGGCTACCGGCATGAGACGGAGGAGGAATGGGCCGAG ATGCTGCAGAGGGAGCGATACATCCTGAGCGAATACAACAGACTGACCGGCCGCCATCTTGAGCCGCTCATGAAGGCGTTCAGCCCGGAAACGTGA